The Candidatus Bathyarchaeia archaeon DNA segment GGTTTAGACGAAGAAATCGCAAAAGCAGAGAAGATGGTTGTTCGTTTGCAGAAGATAGAAGAGAAAAGAGCTTTACAAGCAGAGGAAACCCGTAAAGAAGAAGATAAAAAAGTCACATACATTTCATAAACACTAAAAACTCATTTCTTCCCTGATTATTTTGACAATTTTTTCAGCTGCATTTCCGTCTCCGTAAGGCGATTTTTCTGGAAGTTCTTTTTGTTGCTCCAGCGTTCTTATGATAGCGTTCAATATTTGTTTCTTTTCTACCCCAACAACCGTGGCGAAACCTGCTTCGACGGCTTCTGGTCTCTCGGTGGAAAGGCGAATAACCAAGACTGGTTTGCGTATAGATGGCGCTGTTGCCTCTTCTTGGATGCCACCTGAATCGGTCACTATCATCTCACATCTCTTCATTAGAACCAAGAAGTCTAAATAGCCAAGCGGTGGCAAAATATGCAGATTTCCTGTTTTTTTGATTTTAGCGTATATCTTGTTCTGTTTCAGTCTCTTTTTTGTGCGAGGGTGCATTGGATAAACCACTGAGATTGGTGCTTCTGCGAAGGCTTCCATAAAATTCTTGAGAACCTTGAGGTCATCTACGTTTTCTGCTCTGTGGGCTGTTGCTAAAGCGAATCTTTTAAAGCGAATAGTTTCCAATATTTTTGATTTTCTTTCTGCTATTGGCAAGTGCTGAGCTACTGCGTCTATCACAGTGTTTCCAGTAATGTAGATTTTTCCCCACACATTCTCTTTTTTTAAGTTGTTTTCCGCTGTTTTTGTTGGTGCGAACAGGTAGGTAGAAACATGGTCTGTTAAGCGTCTGTTATGTTCTTCGGGCATGCGCAAATCAAAACTTCTCAAACCTGCTTCTACATGTCCCACTGGTATTCTCAGCTTGACTGCTGCCAAAGCGGTTGCTAAAACTCCGTTTGTGTCTCCTTCCACCAAAACAAGAGCGGGCTGCACTTTTTTCAATAATCGTTCCATGTGGACTATTATGCGTGCAGTTTGCGCTCCTTGCGAGTAAGCTTTGAGTTTGTATCCGTAATCTGGCATTGGCAGCTCAAGCTCTTCAATAAACTG contains these protein-coding regions:
- the wecB gene encoding UDP-N-acetylglucosamine 2-epimerase (non-hydrolyzing) translates to MKPVMVVVGTRPEIIKMAPVIRALRKNKIPSVFVHCGQHYDYNMSQQFIEELELPMPDYGYKLKAYSQGAQTARIIVHMERLLKKVQPALVLVEGDTNGVLATALAAVKLRIPVGHVEAGLRSFDLRMPEEHNRRLTDHVSTYLFAPTKTAENNLKKENVWGKIYITGNTVIDAVAQHLPIAERKSKILETIRFKRFALATAHRAENVDDLKVLKNFMEAFAEAPISVVYPMHPRTKKRLKQNKIYAKIKKTGNLHILPPLGYLDFLVLMKRCEMIVTDSGGIQEEATAPSIRKPVLVIRLSTERPEAVEAGFATVVGVEKKQILNAIIRTLEQQKELPEKSPYGDGNAAEKIVKIIREEMSF